TTTAAGTTGGTTATAggttattgaaatttataatcgAGTCGGTTGAGTCGACTGACTTAATATATAGTATTcgttaattatttaaaacataagttGGTTAATTGAGTTTAACTGGTTAAAATTATGAAAGACGGTTAATTTACATATAGTAAGAAGATGGTCATTTAAGTCTGTTATATATACTATAAGTTGTTCTGTCTTCCCCATTGATCAAGCTGGCTAGCCGAAATTATAATTGACGGGCAATATATGAACGATATAATTCTAGTTGTTGATAGAGGAATATGAGAGCCCAGAAGGTAGTTTAAAAGATAGGCCCATGATAACAAATCCTATTCTGGCAAATACAATATCGTGgcaaaattattttagtcatgGTAAAGTTTTTAGAATATCGTGAAGCTTTTtcaactataattttttttaactagaattaaatttgtaaatgttgaatgatggaattgaaatgataattttttaaaatattaaggattaaatttattgaatattttagattaaagattaaataaatagaatgtGCAAATAAATAGGAGAgtaattaaagtatttaattccagaaaatgaatgattaaatcgaaaaaattaataattgaacacttaaaataaaactaaaagcttgatgattatttttataatttacctaaatataataactttattttattaataaataaatcgaatagaatggatttaaaataatttaatttattttgtggggatgaattttaaattggaaaaCTAAATTTGAACTTCCAACACTATTTAAGTAGGTCCAGACAAGATTACACCTATTCTATACACATTTTTTTAATGGAGAGATACTTAGTAATATTTTATCATCTATTCCGATCCTATCCTATCCTTATATCCTAGTAgtaatatactattatttaaaataattatatattttaattgtgaaaaagttgcATGATACTGCATATTATAATACAAAGATTTTCAAATTTCTCCAAGGTTGGCCCGCCATTTGAATACAAAACATATACTAATTtaactttttgttttaaataccACTAAtacaaatgtttttttataaatcaacAAATGGCGGAGTGTAATGGTACTTTCTGAGGAAAAATACAGATTCAAACTTcagaaatgatattttttaaaaaatacatctaCGTACGAACTTCAAAcatgaattataaaacaaaCGTGCaaagtacaaaaaaattatcacaCACATTATTATCGAACAATTCGTGCAACTCAAGCTCATAACGTGAATATAAAGATAGACACTATTGATCAGTTAACTAAACCTTGaagtaagaatatatatatatatatattatttatatttatcatgtATCATAATAATAAGAGATTATCACATATCAGtgtataattaattatcaatGTTATATGGATACAAATTCATATTAATACAGAGATATTAAAATGTGTGAAgatgtaaattaaataaaaaaataaagaaataaaaattgacaGGCAACGCCAAGTCAAGGCTGAAAAGCTGGATAATGGCAGACAGTAATAGAGGATGAAGGAAGGCACCTCGCCTCCTTACTCAAATCAAAGATAATGAATTGTCACTTTCAacattttattctattttattttattgtattttaaaatttcaaccaaattttttacatctcaaattcaataatgtaaattttctaccttaaattttataattatatattttagtgcTTAAATTTAGTAATTGAATCTATATAGATTTctagatttaaaaattataaatgtgatACAATTCGAAATacgagaaattattttatgaaccaTTTGCAGTATATTATTTATGGTCTCTTTCTAGtcatttaatgatatttttgtaatttttttccatGCCATTGACacatgatttttatattttcttttaccttGAATTCTAAaccccaaatttaaaattttgatcctAAACTCCAAACTCAAACTCGAACCTTGAAATTTGGGTTTATAGTTCAGGACTCGAGGTTCATAATTTaggataaaaaattactaaaatgatgTGTTCActgacatgaaaaaaattgttaaaatatcattaaataattaaaaaggaatCACAAACGATTTGGTGGGAATGATTCATAAAACAATTTCTCTTGAAATACtataacatcaaattttaaagaatttcgatttaaagattaaaatgaatTGGTAAACATTTCAAATCTCTTAAAACTTCGCATCATACTTgaatttatattacatttttaatgataaaatgaacaaattaattcttattcgctagataaaaaataatttaattattcaattaaaattctattatctttaatgttaaaattgacGTCAATTTTCAACAGTAAAAATAaacgaaatttttaacaaaaggaattattttatctatttttaagtaaaatgaaaatttttttaactccTCAACGAACCTCGGCAACCTAACATAacttttaaacttgtttttaaaaaataaaacaaaaatacagGAGATAGACAGTAATATTGTCCCTTGCTCCCTCCCATGTTTTGCCTCTGCATGCTGCTGCTCCACTTGCTCCTTTCTAGGACTAGTACTgctttgatatttttttctgtGAATCTGGTCActttttctattaataaaaaaattatgaaaatgtaagCTTCCATAGCTATAAAGAAGACACACACAGAAGCAGCAGATTTGatgaacataaaaaaagaaatagcaCATGGGTACCTCTGCAAATTGGCTATGTCTCAATGTCTGAATTCTGAATCATGTCTCCATTAATTACCTCTACTTAATAATAGATGCTTTCCACTTGCTTCAAATTTCTACTCCGTTGTAATTTTAGCATTATATGTGAAACCTGGTCTTAATCATTTATTGCATCTCTTTATAAGTCAAATGGCTTTTTGGACTCTAATTTTGTTTGGAGGGTTGGGtagaataataattattatcGATCCATTATTCGGATATTTGATTCTGACTCGTAGTTTACAGGGTTCGCACGTAAGGTGTTCGCATCTTTTTATGAGACTGCACAGTGTGGGTTCGTACCATTACGAAAACGAGCCATCATCTAGAAAACATGTGTTATTCTAGGATACGTGTTGACATGTATGGAGATTTACCTACGACATCCCATCCATAAACAATAACCGTATCATATAAATAGAGAATCTAACCCTTTTGAAGGACACACCCTAAAAACCACTCAACaataattaaaggttaaaatacgTTGCTAGTTTGAAAGATTGAGATTCTAGTCCCTATGTTTTGAAAGTTAAAAAtgcaatattttttaatttaaaaattctaatctAATCGATATCGCCTGTTGGTAGCTTTcgttaaaatttatcttaacatgtttattttttatctatcATATTCTATATTAGATTATGATAGCCTAAttcaatatgaaaattgataaattttgatggaaaatatttacgaggatttaatttttaaaattctaagtacgggcaaaattttaaattttgtcaaagtacaatgactaacatcatattttaaccattataaaaatttaagagtttgttatttttgccttaaagaaattaattttagaggttaaactatttttattcattaaccAAAGATTTAAAAAGTTGGAATGGAATGTTTTATTTGTCTAGAGGAGCTAAAATTTAGCGAATTGCTATTACGAGAAAGGCAAGAATAAGAGATACAATTCTTATTCCGTTAGATCACTCATTCAATGAACCAAACCATTGAATTACTATAGCGCAAAGAATTGAGACGGAATCAATACTCCTTAAGTTAAACCAAATACTCTACCATGAGTCAAGTTGCAAATGAAGATCACAAGCATGAAGAATAATGGTCCATATTTGTTGCGAAAAAGATAATTATACCATTTCTCgcttaaaaatagatttctgtatcaaaattgatatttaaagttTCGACTTTATCTCATTTTACACTTAAAAACGATACTGATCAATAAAAATATGGCACGTGACATGTTCTTATTGAACGTTGTATACTTTTTGGGTAAAATGAgacaaaatttatgatttaaatactACTTTTGACAAGAAAAAACTTTAGGTAcctaaatgagaaaatcaatataatttaagagtcaattttgtaattaaacccaaaagaaaaacaacttaagattatttttaacaagcttttcatataatttgatacatatatatttatataaaaagtaaaataaaacagagaCCTAATTCCTAGAAATGGTGAACGTGCAGTGCAGTCAACTATGTCTGCCCAATGTCTCTTAACTTCTAGACTTCATGTCtccttttgatttttctttctcttctctttttctaatttatttgtattctactaaatattatattattttaatatttttttttattttttaatatctaaatatGATCTTAGtatttatctttatattttggttacTTAACTAAAAAGAAGTTACGATTTGGTTATTAGATTATTCAAATGTTTTCATTTAGTCATAAGGCcgttaaaataaatgttatatggTTTTCTCTATTCGCACTACCTGAACCAATCGAATGTTctctttctcattcttttatacaattttttttcataaaatagtttCGGAGGTCACAAGTCTGCGAGCCAATattcaaacaacttttttctCCTATCTCCAATACTGACCATCAGATTGACTTGGATTTAAGGTATACTATTCTACTTGTCGATGGGTATTGATCCACCGTACCGATCATTGAATTGTCCCTTGGAGCTCGTTGGtgaaacttaaaaagaaaaaaaaaacacttaatggCCCAGtaacttaaattaaaacttttgaatagtttaattgttaaattgtaactttttttaactaagtggcaaaaacaaaaatttaccataatttagtgactaataatgtaatttaccaaaaaaaatataggctttcactctatttttatgaaatagtgCTAAGGCTTTGTTTTTTAAACCCAAACCttcattttaagaaaaaaatataaacaagcatatttttaaatcaaaccTTAATTTTAGTTTTCGACTTTTGAAAATGTGCTTTTCTATTAAATTACCTTTTATCCcgttattaaatttttaatttataataccataacattttattttcgaaAAATACTTTTTGACAGCTATAATaaacattatcaattttttaaaaatattttttaatttcaatggtAAACTAGTCTATACAACCCTATgctctttaatattttaagcaTCTAATGATGTGaccaattttttcatttaaaaatgctacaaaatttaatttaatagaattttctcaataatggtaaaattttgatagatttaaaggttaaaatattagattttaaatatcaaaatagtaTAGGGATTGGAAACAAATTTAGACATTTAAGGAtgaaatcaaagttttattacTGTATTTGGAAGAGAAACAAGGTTTAATTGGGTAAATCCTAAATAAAAGCTTTTTTGGCAGCTTAAAATTACGATTAAGTACTCATTTAGATATAGAggatacaaataaaataatatgagatTGAATAATACCATACAAAGGGCCTAAGAGTAACATAATTTATGTTAATGCAATTCCCCCATGGCTCTTTTGCCTGCTAGTGtgcatattttttttctttctttatttcccGCTTTTTAAATCCTATTTTTCTCATGTTTTTTTTCAACCCACCACCgtctctggcttcaatctgctagTCAAATTTGTTCTGTTTGTTCCTTTTCAAACgtataatctttttttttttttatgctcACAGTGGCATTAGTTCACTGGAAACAATGAAACCCAGATCGGCTCCCAACAATGGCACCCATAATAAGAACAAACTAGCAAGAACATTCCAAAGGGTCATCAACTTAAGAACCGCTTCGAAAATCGCTTCAACCAATGGGGTCGGAATCGGAACTTATTCCCATGGCGACGACGTTAAGCGAAAAGCTGGTTTAAAAGCTCTAATAGCCATGGTTTTCGCTAGTGTTACTTCCATCAAAGCAGCTTACGCCGAGCTGCAAATGGCTCAACATCCTTACGACGGTGAAGCTATCCAAGTTGCCGACCAAGCTGTCGTGGAACAACTCAAGGTTCTGTCAGAGTTGAAACACAAGTTCTTAAAACAAGACCTTGATCTTTCACCTCAAGTTACTTTAATGCTTGCTGAGATCCAAGAACAACAAAGCATGATGCGAACTTACGATATCACAATCAAGAATCTAGAATCTGATATCGAAGAAAAAGATTCAGCCATTGATTTACACCATAAACAGCTCGAACATTGCATTGCTTTCAACAAATCCATGGAGAAGAAGCTAAACGAGACCGGGCCATTGTTTATGTTTGATAATATCCAGTTCACAACGTTGAATCCAAGTCACTTCATTCAAGTTTTACACTGTGCTTTGAAATCTGTCCGTAGTTTCGTGAGGTTGATGATGAAGGAAATGGAGTTAGCAAAATGGGATATTGTTGCAGCTACTAAAGCCATTGAACCTTCAGCCATGCTTGCTAAACAAAGCCATGCCTGCTTTCTGTTTGAATCTTTTGTGTGTAAAACAATGTTACAGGGCTTCGATTCTCATGATTTTAGTGGCTTAAAAAGTCTCCACCGTGAGCAGTATTTCAATGCATTCAAAACCCTGAAATCTGCTAACCCGAAATCGTTTTTAGTTCAAAACCCGAAATCTGGTTTTGCTAAGTTCATCAGAGACAAGTACCTTAAACTTGTTCATCCCAAAATGGAATGTTCATTTTTTGGGAACTTGAACCAACGTAAAATGGTTATCTCCGGTGGGTTTTCCGATACGGCTTTTTTCATGGCTTTTACAGAGATGGGTCGGCGATTTTGGCTCTTACATTGCTTGGGGTTGTCGATGAGTGACCAAGTTTCAGTCTTTCAGGTAATGAAAGGTTACAGATTCTCCGAGGTTTACATGGAAAACGTTAGCGAAGAATCACTTTTCATCGATGAAATCGTCGACGGTGCCGATGTTGATTTTAGAGTCGGTTTCACGGTGGTTCCCGGGTTCAAGATCGGTAAAACTGTGATACAAAGCCAAGTTTACTTGTCTCCGGTGATTAATCCGAATGGTACTTCATTATTAGATGGAAACACGTTGAGATGATGTTATTCACGCTCGAACTGGTACACGCGCCGCTCTGGTAAGGGGAGCTAAGTGCTATTTTCAAGTGGGGTTTAACTTTAGTTTTCCACTTGAGAAGTGCAGTTATCTCCCATGTATCGGGAAGACAAAGCGGACCGTGGGGTGGCGCGTGAGATTTGATCCACACCCATGTGGGACCCAAGGAGAAAATGGAGGAGCAGCTAGGTTTTGGCGTTACAGGGAAACAGGGGAAGaggggtttttattttttctttcaagctaaaaattagtcttatttttatatttatatatatatataaaccctTACTGttaatatagtttatattattgtAGTAGCGGTAGTGGGATGCGACTCTTGTAATGTTAACATGTCCccccaaaaatatcaaattcaactACTGCAAGTtgcatttatataaatatttttaaagcttaAATATTGCCTTTGCTCAACTGCATCAATTAATATTCCAACCAATGATATTGTGCCATGTGATTTAAATGTGTAtttccattaatttttattttaaaaagaaaaattaaataaaaacaaaatgataaaaataaaaaatatgttttctgGGTTTATCCTCgttttttttataacaatgatcTTAACTGCTACAGTGGTGGTGAAATTCAAGAGAGGAACTTTTTGCCACTCCCTTCGAATTTTTCTCATCAAATAGGGAGAGATACCAAAATTCTCAAATGGGGTTTCAGATTCCAACCACTTTGATGGAACAAAGCAATCGGAGTTTGAGGTTTGAACCATTTGAAACCAGGGGAGCCAAAGGAATTGTTGTTGCCGGTGGTGCTGCTTGTGATggaaaatttgggtttttgggTGTTGAAAAAAAGGATCTTTCTTTGAATCTAAGTGGTGAAACCCCTGGTAGTGGTAGTACTAGTGGACACACTAAGCTTTGTAGCACAGGTCATATACAATGCTTCAACacattttttacaataaaaagTTCTCCATCAAAGATTTCTTTAGGTTTCATTCGACAGATTTAGGGAAGAAGAAggaaattcttttttttttgggggggggggcgGCGATGGAGGCTGATGCGTGGGAAGGGAATTGATGAATTTGGgtaaataggatgaaattgaattttttttttctttttaaataaatgaacctTTTGGGActaatagcatattttaacctttgggtaaattacaaccaagatcactaaactattagtaaatttaagtttcgatcactcaactttaaaaagttataaaatggtcattaaactattagaaattttttattcaagtcaTCATGTTGATAAACTCACTGTTATATGACTTTCTTTATTTGCACCGTTTGCATCAATCGAAAGCTCTCCTTCTCCTTCtgcagttcaattttttttcataaaacaactttgaatgtcacaaatctgcgaaataaaattcaaacaacttttttctCCAATCTTCAACATTGACCATTAAATCAACTTAGATCTAAAGTATGTTCTTCAACTCATTGACAACTACCGATTCGTTGTGCCAATCGTTGAATCATTGCTTAGccaaaccttttaaaaaaaaaaatctcaacaatccaatgacttaaataaaaactagtgGATAATTCAATGACttcaataaaaacttttgaatagttcaatgaccactttataattttttaaaatcgtgtgactaaaacataaacttattaatagtttagtgacattAAGTCTAATTTACTTTAACCTTTCatgattgaagaaataaaacatttggataagggactaatttgataaaaaaaaaagtgaagggGCTAATAGCATATGTTAGCCGATCCAGGATATGCAAGAGTTCCTTGAAAACCTTTTTTGggtaaatacataattttaccAAGAAGTTCACAGTTGTTTCAGCCATTGCAAAAACCCTCTCTGCATCAAACAATTAGTTTCCACATGAATCTAAGcatagaaagaaaaaacagtCACAAATATTTGTATAGAATTTTTACAGATTCAACAAAGCACAGAAGGAATGGATCCCAACAGATATAAAACACTccaaaaaaaggaaattataaaatgacatttGAATATGTTCATTTCAACAGGATGATTTTTCAACCCAGCTGAGAAACCTTCTCATGTTACCACCACCAGCAGAAGTGAAATTGTCATCATTTTGTGATATTAATTGATATACTTCTCTGACTGTACTGCATTTCAATACACACAATGTAAAACTGTCATCATTTTTCAACCCTTGTCAATGACTGCACAAACCTTAGTAACATTTAGCATTCGATCCCATGTTTGTCCCCATGAATCCCTCCCCTTTTCAAAGTTCATGTAAAAAAATGTTCTCCTCAACCCTTCATGAATGTCCTTTTCAATAGTGAACTTCGAGACCGAGCAGAAACCGAAATCTATACCCTTCACCATAGGTCAGGCATATGGCATTCTTTTCTCCCAAGTGGACAAATACGATAACAGGCTCGATGAAATTCGATATTAAGTGATGGAGGGTGTTTCAAAGGGAGCCTTCTGATTCAGTATCTGTGAAGGATTCGGGGTCTGAAGCTTCTGCAAGAGCTTCGAGCATGTTTAAGACCTCTGCCGGGTCGTCTAAATAATACCTGGCTTTGCTAGGTTTTTGGCCGACAGTGCAGGCAAAAACAGATGTACTTGAGGATAGAATACCACTAGAAATTGCATTGCTGATGATCTCGAACATTTCCTCATCAGATCTGTCATCACCAATGCAGAGAACAAAATCGGCTTGCTTTCCCTTCTCAGACATGGTTGTGAAGATCTTTTCAGCAACCATACCTTTACTTACTCCCTAAAAGCAACAGTGAAAAgtttattaaaaaactaatgaatttgtATACAAGTTTCAGTACCTTAACTACACGAAAACGATTAAAAAAGATACGAAAGCCAATATATTGTATTCATAAAGCTAGAAAATCAAGGTAAAAATACCTGCGGTTTCACTTCAACGATAAACTGGCCACTCTTCACAGCCACAGGTTCATTTGCTAATACACTCTCAAGATGGTCTAACATCTCCTTCGCTTGGCTAGATCCAAAACCCGGGTCTGCATCTCGA
This genomic window from Gossypium raimondii isolate GPD5lz chromosome 10, ASM2569854v1, whole genome shotgun sequence contains:
- the LOC105776205 gene encoding protein GRAVITROPIC IN THE LIGHT 1: MKPRSAPNNGTHNKNKLARTFQRVINLRTASKIASTNGVGIGTYSHGDDVKRKAGLKALIAMVFASVTSIKAAYAELQMAQHPYDGEAIQVADQAVVEQLKVLSELKHKFLKQDLDLSPQVTLMLAEIQEQQSMMRTYDITIKNLESDIEEKDSAIDLHHKQLEHCIAFNKSMEKKLNETGPLFMFDNIQFTTLNPSHFIQVLHCALKSVRSFVRLMMKEMELAKWDIVAATKAIEPSAMLAKQSHACFLFESFVCKTMLQGFDSHDFSGLKSLHREQYFNAFKTLKSANPKSFLVQNPKSGFAKFIRDKYLKLVHPKMECSFFGNLNQRKMVISGGFSDTAFFMAFTEMGRRFWLLHCLGLSMSDQVSVFQVMKGYRFSEVYMENVSEESLFIDEIVDGADVDFRVGFTVVPGFKIGKTVIQSQVYLSPVINPNGTSLLDGNTLR